One region of Takifugu flavidus isolate HTHZ2018 chromosome 14, ASM371156v2, whole genome shotgun sequence genomic DNA includes:
- the rnf121 gene encoding RING finger protein 121, whose product MAGVFEVEVDGVEHADHGLGNHEETVQFDVSKLSPEEKWRVEHARMHAKHKGHEAMHAEMVLILIVTLVIAQLVLVQWKQRHSKSYNLVTLFQMWVVPLYFTTKLHWWRFLTTWFIFSVITAYVSFRATRKPLACTTPRLVYKWFLLLYKISYATGIVGYSVVMFTLFGINLIFRIKPEDAMDFGVSLLFYGLYYGVLGRDFAEMCADFMASTVGYYSASGMPTKHLSDNICAVCGQPILVDVSEEGIIENTYRLSCNHVFHEFCIRGWCIVGKKQMCPYCKEKVDLKRMFSNPWERPHVMYGQLLDWLRYLVAWQPVIIGFVQGINYVLGLE is encoded by the exons TTTGACGTTTCCAAACTGTCACCAGAAGAGAAGTGGAG GGTCGAGCATGCAAGAATGCACGCCAAACACAAAGGCCATGAGGCCATGCACGCGGAGATGGTGCTCATCCTCATAGTCACCCTTGTCATTGCTCAGCTAGTCCTTGTGCAGTGGAAGCAGAGACATTCGAAATCATACAAT CTGGTGACTCTGTTCCAGATGTGGGTAGTTCCTCTCTACTTTACTACCAAACTTCACTGGTGGAGGTTTCTTACCACCTGGTTTATCTTCTCTGTCATCACAGCCTACGTCTCTTTCCGCGCCACACGTAAGCCCCTGGCCTGCACTACCCCGAG GTTGGTGTATAAgtggtttctcctcctctacAAGATCAGCTATGCCACAGGAATAGTTGGCTATAGCGTCGTCATGTTTACACTTTTTGGTATAAACCTTATATTCAG GATAAAGCCAGAGGACGCGATGGACTTTggtgtgtctctgctgttttATGGGCTGTACTACGGAGTCCTGGGTAGAGACtttgcagagatgtgtgcagatTTCATGGCTTCTACTGTTGGG TATTACAGCGCGTCCGGGATGCCAACCAAGCACCTCTCTGACAAcatctgtgctgtgtgtggTCAGCCCATCCTTGTGGACGTTAGCGAAGAGGGTATTATAGAGAACACCTACAGGCTCTCCTGCAACCATGT ATTCCACGAGTTCTGCATCAGAGGCTGGTGCATCGTTGGTAAGAAGCAGATGTGCCCGTACTGCAAAGAGAAGGTGGATCTGAAGCGAATGTTTAGTAACCC CTGGGAGCGGCCGCACGTCATGTACGGACAGCTTTTGGACTGGCTGCGGTACCTGGTGGCCTGGCAGCCGGTCATCATTGGATTTGTGCAAGGCATCAACTATGTTTTAGGCCTGGagtga